A part of Pararoseomonas sp. SCSIO 73927 genomic DNA contains:
- a CDS encoding ATP-binding protein yields MDARLFSENLLGVISMGIFAFSLHHSIGEVRSVESSKIIARVTDPTRLQRARVGRLVAIQSVGDEWLIGILDRVWRHAIEVERIEGISDGASAPEVPAEENGVTISLVGTYRERDGKRRNVFSRAVFSLPEINRPVYPLDEKSLEDFMGILSSSTKSAATTPLKIGRYTLDERAIAYVDGDKLFQRHMALVGSTGSGKSYAVASILEQAAKLPHANAIILDLHGEYSSMSFARHFRVAGIGDLKAPNSHALFLPFWLLTYDEMQSLFIDRSGENAPNQALALMEAVIELKQRAIEAFGKPDLLDGFTIDTPVPFSLQALLAAQTAKNEDESDTGEVYASGPRKGQPKMERGALYGKLSRFLIRMRTKIKDRRYAFMYQPPVECDEYDALHKLAELLLGSGDSTGNVNSGIKIIDFSEVPSDILPVVVGLVARLVYQLQFWSDPGADGDHRHPIALICDEAHLYLPSAQNDVGPLERRALENFERIAKEGRKYGVSLMVVSQRPSDVSATILSQCSNIVSLRLANKIDQGVVRQLLPESLESLMEVLPTLDVGEAVIVGDAILLPTRIKLDEPKSVPRSATIPFWSRWDAPKCSVDLRKAVENMRKQSRV; encoded by the coding sequence TTGGACGCTCGATTGTTTTCTGAAAACCTTCTTGGAGTGATTTCGATGGGAATCTTCGCGTTTTCTCTTCATCATTCCATCGGCGAGGTTCGAAGTGTCGAGAGTTCCAAAATTATCGCTCGGGTGACTGATCCTACTCGCTTGCAGAGAGCAAGAGTAGGTCGCCTAGTGGCAATCCAGTCCGTGGGTGACGAGTGGCTAATCGGAATTCTGGACCGGGTATGGCGTCACGCCATAGAGGTTGAGCGAATTGAGGGTATCAGCGACGGAGCGTCAGCGCCTGAGGTACCGGCGGAGGAAAACGGCGTCACGATTAGTCTGGTTGGCACATACCGAGAGCGAGATGGAAAGCGCAGAAATGTTTTCTCGCGAGCGGTTTTTTCGCTGCCTGAAATCAACCGCCCAGTTTATCCACTGGATGAAAAATCCCTGGAAGACTTTATGGGGATTCTCAGCTCGTCCACGAAGTCGGCTGCGACAACACCTCTCAAGATCGGGCGGTATACCTTAGATGAGCGAGCAATTGCTTATGTGGACGGGGACAAGCTCTTCCAGAGACATATGGCTCTCGTCGGCAGCACTGGTTCCGGAAAATCGTACGCTGTCGCGTCGATCTTAGAACAGGCAGCAAAGCTTCCTCATGCGAATGCGATTATTCTTGATCTGCATGGCGAATACTCGAGTATGTCCTTTGCTCGTCACTTCAGGGTCGCCGGTATAGGTGATCTCAAGGCTCCAAACAGCCACGCACTATTTCTGCCGTTTTGGCTTCTCACATACGATGAGATGCAGTCGCTCTTCATTGACCGCTCTGGGGAAAACGCTCCAAATCAAGCTCTAGCCCTCATGGAAGCAGTGATCGAGCTAAAGCAACGCGCAATCGAGGCGTTTGGCAAACCAGATCTGCTGGATGGTTTTACAATTGACACGCCTGTCCCATTTAGCTTGCAAGCGTTGCTGGCTGCACAAACTGCCAAGAATGAAGATGAGAGTGACACCGGGGAGGTATACGCGTCGGGGCCTCGCAAGGGGCAGCCGAAAATGGAGAGGGGAGCACTTTACGGAAAGCTCTCCCGATTCCTGATTCGGATGCGGACGAAGATCAAAGATCGACGATACGCCTTTATGTACCAGCCGCCTGTTGAGTGCGATGAGTATGATGCACTGCATAAACTTGCCGAACTACTTCTCGGGTCGGGAGACTCGACCGGAAATGTCAATTCCGGGATAAAAATTATCGACTTCTCGGAGGTTCCATCGGATATTCTGCCGGTTGTTGTGGGGCTTGTCGCAAGGTTAGTATATCAATTGCAGTTCTGGAGTGACCCTGGTGCTGATGGTGATCACCGACATCCTATCGCCCTCATCTGTGATGAAGCTCACCTGTATCTACCCAGTGCCCAAAATGATGTCGGACCACTCGAACGGCGAGCTCTTGAGAATTTCGAGCGTATTGCCAAGGAGGGCAGGAAGTACGGCGTTAGCTTGATGGTAGTAAGCCAACGGCCATCAGATGTAAGCGCAACAATCCTTAGTCAATGCAGTAACATCGTGAGCCTGCGGCTTGCAAACAAGATCGATCAAGGCGTTGTACGGCAGCTCCTCCCTGAAAGTCTTGAAAGCTTGATGGAAGTGCTCCCTACGCTAGATGTCGGTGAAGCAGTAATCGTCGGCGACGCAATTCTTCTTCCAACTCGAATCAAGTTAGATGAACCGAAGAGCGTGCCGAGAAGTGCAACCATTCCCTTCTGGAGTCGATGGGACGCTCCCAAGTGTTCTGTCGATCTGAGAAAGGCGGTCGAAAATATGAGAAAACAATCTCGGGTCTAA
- a CDS encoding DNA repair exonuclease, protein MSSFRFIHAADLHLDSPLRGLGADAPASRIRQATRDALTNLVDLAIRERVDFVVVAGDLYDGDWPDFRTGQALVAAFARLTRARIRIVAIRGNHDAESVLTRSLSLPEGATLLRADRPDTVEWPEFEVVLHGQSFQTRDVQQNLAQGYPAPAANRFNIGLLHTAATGRPGHQSYAPCTVEQLAAHGYDYWALGHIHAREEVLQDPWIVFPGNLQGRHVNEAGAKGASLVTVRHGRVVGVEHRALDAVRWARLTVDCEGAADEEAVLVRCRRAMGEAVDAAEGRLLVLRLRLEGACPAHLVLARDPAVLRQKLVAAALEVAEADAVWIEDVRVATRPMQDIGALRARDDAVGRLVRAIDAMAEAPEEATGPAAAAQGYATAMLDRGLGGLRQALGPDHPAVQAAEGRLPPELLQRARDLLLARLAQG, encoded by the coding sequence TTGAGCAGCTTCCGCTTCATCCACGCCGCCGACCTGCACCTGGACAGCCCCCTCCGTGGGCTTGGTGCCGATGCTCCGGCTTCCCGTATTCGCCAAGCCACCCGGGACGCCCTGACCAACCTCGTCGACCTCGCCATCCGGGAGAGGGTCGACTTCGTGGTAGTGGCGGGCGACCTCTACGACGGTGATTGGCCCGATTTCCGAACCGGACAGGCCCTCGTCGCCGCCTTCGCCCGGCTCACCCGCGCCCGGATCCGCATCGTGGCCATCCGCGGCAACCACGACGCCGAGAGCGTCCTCACCCGTTCGCTTAGCCTGCCGGAGGGCGCCACCCTGCTCCGGGCCGACCGGCCAGACACGGTAGAGTGGCCGGAGTTCGAGGTCGTCCTGCACGGCCAGAGCTTCCAGACCCGCGACGTCCAGCAGAACCTCGCCCAGGGCTACCCGGCCCCCGCCGCGAACCGCTTCAACATCGGCCTGCTGCACACCGCGGCCACGGGCCGACCCGGTCACCAGTCCTACGCCCCCTGCACGGTCGAGCAACTGGCCGCCCACGGTTACGACTACTGGGCGCTCGGCCACATCCACGCCCGTGAGGAGGTGCTGCAGGACCCCTGGATCGTCTTCCCCGGCAACCTGCAGGGCCGACACGTCAACGAGGCCGGGGCCAAGGGCGCCAGCCTCGTCACCGTCCGCCACGGCCGCGTGGTGGGCGTCGAGCACCGGGCGCTGGATGCCGTGCGCTGGGCACGGCTGACCGTGGACTGCGAGGGCGCCGCCGACGAGGAGGCCGTACTGGTCCGTTGCCGCCGCGCCATGGGCGAGGCGGTGGACGCCGCCGAGGGCCGCCTCTTGGTCCTGCGCCTTCGGCTGGAGGGCGCCTGCCCTGCCCACCTCGTCCTTGCCCGCGACCCGGCCGTTCTGCGGCAGAAGCTCGTGGCCGCCGCACTGGAGGTGGCAGAGGCCGACGCGGTCTGGATCGAGGACGTCCGCGTCGCGACCCGCCCCATGCAGGACATCGGCGCCTTGCGGGCGCGCGACGACGCCGTCGGGCGGCTCGTGCGCGCGATCGACGCCATGGCCGAGGCGCCTGAGGAGGCGACCGGCCCTGCTGCCGCGGCGCAGGGCTACGCCACGGCGATGCTGGATCGTGGTCTGGGCGGCCTGCGCCAGGCGCTCGGCCCGGACCACCCCGCCGTCCAGGCGGCGGAGGGGCGGCTGCCGCCGGAGCTGTTGCAGCGGGCACGGGACCTCCTGCTCGCCCGCCTCGCCCAGGGCTGA
- a CDS encoding AAA family ATPase, whose protein sequence is MRLTGLTLRRYGPFEETALTFDPAPGRINLVLAPNGAGKSVLRQAFQDLLFGIGGQTPMGFRHGYPGMQIAATGIGPDGAPFAFTRRKGNRNTLTGEGDAPLDQTWLDRLLGRADGKLMSQLFALDTERLRQGGRELLTSGGILADALLAAAGGLREASSLHRALEGERDALAPPRKTASRPFYVALDRWSESRRQLKDSLVRPQEWAERERALRDAEARRDESNRAAAEAGSRLRRLERVRRTRPLLTAHAMATAWLAASPHAPRLPADLAGRLPAARGAVAQARHTLETARAYLARLDEDVARVAVDDVLLAVTEEIQALAGMVGLVESAMAGLPGTEEALAEARDRVAEQARILGRADATEAASLVPPSSLVAQLRRLKAEQEAQETALAGLPRRAAEQEARLAQAEQAMAALPPPEDMRQLEEMLGEIQREGDPTRNLAAARRGVEEAEAQFAGALARLPALLRDPETLAGLDPPTEAVLTRLAAARDAARLLLERHNEAIRRAEGSLAAVKAEKAALEVGGAPSTGADLLKARRHREAGWDLVFRRLSGEAIDREKEEAYGDGRSLPLAYAEAVSAADRIADARWSDAERVAGAERLVRALAEREAELSAALDEARGAREASDAAQAAWAAAIHPLGLHGRAGLAEVQRLIAAREAGLAARQALTTAQAALTEVRARQEGAATRLLRLLDDAAPGDLSVVLDRAASTVLRRRAAQDRRREYEAAATAAHDALRDIGGEREAAAESRLRCQAEWGAALERLGQAPDLPPQALDGILEASDILAGSLRSAAELEVQASAWRGALARFRTVYAAICERLGGTPGEDALGGLRELDRRQRIEAALAERRAALLGQRERELGTLRQHEAALAEAEAALRAVIAEAGAATVEVAEERILLGQERARQEGLRDAAAADLLTGGDGLDLNALRTEAAALAADDLEGALREAEEAQRGHAAAAQEQVAIVTTLEVELRQLAGDEAALRAAANEASAAGQIGQTLEDALVMQVAAGLLEAALGAVQDGGDDALLRRIGETFSELTNGTYSGVASREDDRGTARLVLRMRDFPEEEVEVDQLSEGTRDQLFLALRLVAIADEAASGTVLPFIGDDILQSHDDRRAAAAFRALLRLSETTQVILLTHHEHLLGVLRDPVSLSSIHVQHLGLPRDQ, encoded by the coding sequence ATGCGCCTGACCGGCCTCACCCTGCGCCGCTACGGCCCCTTCGAGGAGACGGCACTCACCTTCGACCCTGCCCCGGGGCGCATCAACCTCGTCCTGGCCCCGAACGGGGCGGGCAAGTCCGTCCTCCGCCAGGCCTTCCAGGACCTGCTCTTCGGCATCGGCGGGCAGACGCCCATGGGCTTCCGGCACGGCTACCCGGGCATGCAGATCGCCGCGACCGGCATCGGTCCTGACGGCGCCCCCTTTGCCTTCACCCGCCGCAAGGGGAACCGGAACACACTGACCGGCGAGGGCGACGCCCCGCTCGACCAGACCTGGCTGGACAGACTGCTGGGACGGGCTGACGGCAAGCTGATGTCGCAGCTCTTCGCGCTCGACACCGAGCGGCTACGGCAGGGCGGGCGCGAACTCCTGACCTCGGGCGGCATCCTGGCCGACGCGCTGCTGGCTGCGGCCGGTGGGCTGCGGGAAGCTTCGTCCCTGCACCGTGCGCTGGAGGGGGAGCGCGACGCCTTGGCTCCCCCCCGCAAGACCGCCTCTCGCCCCTTCTATGTCGCCCTCGACCGCTGGTCGGAGAGCCGCCGCCAGCTCAAGGACAGCCTCGTGCGGCCGCAGGAATGGGCGGAGCGCGAGAGGGCGCTGCGGGACGCGGAGGCGCGTCGGGACGAGAGCAACCGCGCCGCCGCCGAGGCAGGCTCAAGGCTGCGCCGCCTGGAGCGTGTCCGCCGCACCCGGCCTCTCCTGACAGCACACGCTATGGCCACGGCCTGGCTTGCGGCGAGCCCACACGCCCCGCGCCTTCCTGCTGACCTAGCCGGGCGCCTGCCTGCCGCGCGCGGCGCCGTGGCGCAGGCACGCCACACCCTGGAGACGGCCCGCGCCTACCTCGCGCGGCTTGACGAAGACGTTGCCCGGGTCGCGGTGGATGACGTCCTGCTGGCCGTGACCGAGGAGATCCAGGCGCTAGCGGGGATGGTAGGACTCGTCGAGAGCGCCATGGCCGGGCTGCCGGGCACGGAAGAGGCTCTCGCGGAAGCCCGGGACCGGGTTGCGGAGCAGGCCAGGATCCTGGGCCGGGCCGACGCGACCGAGGCGGCCTCCCTCGTGCCTCCTTCATCGCTGGTGGCGCAGCTCCGTCGCCTGAAGGCCGAACAGGAGGCGCAGGAAACGGCGCTCGCTGGCCTTCCCCGGCGGGCCGCGGAGCAGGAAGCGCGCCTCGCCCAGGCGGAGCAGGCCATGGCCGCGCTACCACCACCTGAGGACATGCGGCAGCTGGAGGAGATGCTCGGCGAGATCCAGCGCGAGGGTGACCCGACGCGCAACCTGGCTGCGGCACGGCGCGGGGTGGAGGAGGCCGAGGCACAGTTCGCAGGTGCGCTGGCCCGTCTTCCGGCACTGCTCCGCGACCCGGAGACACTGGCCGGGCTGGATCCGCCGACGGAGGCCGTGCTGACCCGGCTGGCGGCCGCGCGGGACGCTGCCCGGCTGCTGCTGGAGCGTCATAACGAGGCCATACGCCGGGCCGAGGGATCCCTGGCCGCAGTGAAGGCGGAGAAGGCAGCACTCGAGGTGGGCGGCGCGCCATCGACCGGGGCCGACCTCCTCAAGGCCCGCAGGCATCGCGAGGCGGGATGGGATCTCGTGTTCCGCCGCCTCTCCGGCGAGGCCATCGATCGTGAGAAGGAAGAGGCCTACGGAGATGGACGTTCCCTGCCTCTCGCCTACGCCGAGGCCGTGAGCGCCGCGGACCGGATCGCCGACGCTCGCTGGTCCGATGCCGAGCGGGTGGCAGGCGCCGAAAGGCTCGTGCGCGCGCTGGCTGAGCGCGAGGCCGAACTCTCGGCCGCCCTGGATGAGGCGCGCGGGGCACGGGAGGCGTCCGACGCGGCCCAGGCGGCCTGGGCAGCGGCCATCCATCCGCTGGGGCTACATGGGAGGGCGGGGTTGGCCGAAGTGCAGCGTCTGATCGCGGCACGAGAGGCTGGACTGGCGGCACGGCAGGCCCTGACGACCGCGCAGGCTGCCTTGACCGAGGTGCGGGCACGCCAAGAAGGGGCCGCGACCAGACTGCTCCGGTTGCTCGACGATGCCGCGCCGGGAGATCTGTCCGTCGTTCTAGATCGCGCGGCCTCCACGGTCCTTCGAAGGCGTGCGGCCCAGGACCGGAGGCGTGAGTACGAGGCCGCCGCCACGGCTGCGCACGACGCGCTCCGGGACATCGGAGGGGAACGCGAGGCGGCGGCCGAGAGCCGCTTGCGCTGCCAGGCCGAGTGGGGCGCGGCGCTGGAGCGCCTGGGCCAGGCGCCGGACCTGCCGCCGCAGGCCCTGGACGGGATACTGGAAGCCAGCGACATCCTTGCGGGGAGCCTGCGCAGCGCCGCCGAGCTGGAGGTCCAGGCCTCGGCATGGCGAGGGGCGCTTGCGCGGTTCCGGACCGTCTACGCGGCAATATGCGAGCGCCTCGGCGGCACCCCTGGGGAGGATGCCCTGGGCGGGCTGCGCGAACTGGACCGCCGTCAGCGGATCGAAGCCGCGCTGGCCGAGCGGCGCGCCGCGCTGCTCGGCCAGCGCGAGAGGGAACTGGGCACGCTGCGCCAGCACGAGGCGGCCCTCGCCGAAGCGGAGGCCGCGCTACGGGCGGTGATCGCCGAGGCCGGTGCCGCCACAGTGGAAGTCGCGGAGGAGCGCATCCTGCTCGGCCAGGAGCGCGCCCGGCAGGAGGGGCTGCGCGACGCAGCCGCGGCCGACCTGTTGACCGGGGGTGACGGGCTGGACCTGAACGCGCTGCGGACCGAGGCGGCGGCGCTTGCGGCGGATGATCTGGAGGGAGCGCTGCGAGAGGCTGAAGAGGCCCAGCGCGGCCATGCTGCCGCCGCACAGGAACAGGTGGCCATCGTCACGACCCTTGAGGTGGAACTACGGCAGCTCGCCGGGGACGAGGCCGCCCTCAGGGCGGCGGCCAACGAGGCTTCGGCTGCAGGCCAGATCGGCCAGACGCTCGAGGACGCGCTCGTTATGCAGGTCGCGGCGGGGTTGCTGGAGGCTGCACTCGGCGCCGTGCAGGATGGCGGTGATGACGCGCTGCTCCGCCGGATCGGCGAGACCTTCTCCGAACTGACCAACGGCACCTATAGCGGCGTCGCCTCCCGGGAGGACGATCGCGGTACGGCACGGCTTGTGCTGCGTATGCGGGACTTCCCCGAGGAGGAGGTCGAGGTCGACCAGCTCTCCGAAGGCACGAGGGACCAGCTTTTCCTGGCCCTCCGCCTCGTCGCCATCGCTGACGAGGCGGCCAGCGGGACCGTCCTGCCCTTCATCGGCGACGACATCCTGCAGAGCCATGACGATCGGCGTGCTGCGGCGGCCTTCCGCGCCCTGCTACGACTGAGCGAGACGACCCAGGTCATCCTGCTCACCCATCATGAGCACTTGCTCGGAGTGCTGCGGGACCCGGTCAGCCTGTCCAGCATCCATGTCCAACACCTCGGACTGCCCCGGGACCAGTAG
- a CDS encoding SIR2 family protein, giving the protein MIPDEVIKRIQDLFRPSPVLLVGSGFSCGYGLPGMWEVAQHLIGALNSSSMSRDAFSLWEAHRAEINEDFEKGLNQIPSGAPAREELVAEIRKLISRLIVNRTADAECRIRSVKNPQTEAPARLLKRIYAGIPQNTECAPIITTNYDTLLELFCDFAKLPLDTGFEGHRHRFFREGTIYRTLYRRESVQVKNIMQFEYRHFTNIRLLKPHGSVAWHSTDYGPVEILNHADAGSRAIVIPGPSKYEDALVMTLFDSVRTEMNACIRNASGLMCLGFGFNDAHLQGAIRDRLRYRMPMLILTKKLTANIEALLADHPHIISISEHPDGSSCHADGSIYVSNEPIWTLDCFLKTFLE; this is encoded by the coding sequence GTGATCCCGGACGAGGTCATTAAGCGCATCCAAGACCTATTCAGACCATCTCCTGTGCTTCTAGTAGGTAGCGGCTTCTCGTGCGGTTACGGGTTGCCGGGTATGTGGGAGGTTGCTCAGCATCTGATCGGAGCGCTGAATTCTTCTTCCATGTCGCGCGATGCATTCTCACTTTGGGAAGCACATAGGGCAGAGATCAACGAGGACTTCGAGAAAGGGCTCAACCAAATCCCTAGTGGCGCACCAGCTCGCGAAGAGCTCGTGGCCGAGATCCGGAAGCTTATCTCACGGCTTATCGTTAATCGTACTGCGGACGCCGAATGCAGGATCCGAAGTGTAAAGAATCCCCAAACAGAGGCACCCGCGCGTCTTCTAAAGCGCATTTACGCCGGAATACCACAGAACACTGAGTGCGCGCCGATTATCACCACCAACTACGACACGCTCCTAGAGTTGTTTTGCGATTTCGCGAAGCTGCCTCTGGATACGGGGTTCGAGGGCCATCGGCATAGATTTTTTCGGGAGGGCACTATCTATCGCACTCTCTATCGTCGGGAAAGCGTGCAAGTAAAGAACATCATGCAATTCGAATACAGGCATTTCACCAACATCAGACTTCTCAAGCCCCACGGGTCGGTTGCATGGCACTCGACTGACTATGGGCCTGTAGAGATACTCAATCATGCAGATGCTGGCTCCAGAGCTATAGTAATTCCGGGGCCATCAAAGTACGAAGACGCTCTGGTGATGACACTCTTCGATTCCGTGCGGACTGAAATGAACGCCTGTATAAGAAACGCTTCGGGGTTGATGTGCCTAGGCTTCGGCTTCAACGATGCACACCTTCAAGGCGCCATCCGTGACAGGCTGCGCTATCGCATGCCCATGCTTATACTAACCAAGAAATTAACCGCCAACATCGAAGCTCTCTTGGCTGACCACCCACATATAATCTCCATCTCGGAGCATCCAGATGGTTCGTCCTGCCATGCCGACGGAAGTATATACGTCTCAAACGAACCTATTTGGACGCTCGATTGTTTTCTGAAAACCTTCTTGGAGTGA